The following coding sequences are from one Triticum dicoccoides isolate Atlit2015 ecotype Zavitan chromosome 4A, WEW_v2.0, whole genome shotgun sequence window:
- the LOC119283402 gene encoding early nodulin-like protein 1, whose product MLLRETWIRSSEPKIQMLTWETKKWTDARRRRRYEALNLAAPVGMATLAALALLLCISMTSMDGCAAAQYKVGGQDAWGVPPSSKPDVYVRWAKSIPVKLGDALFFLYPPSQDSAVQLTAKAFAACDVSDPLLKLDDGNSVFNLTKPGRAYFSSAAPGRCRKGQKFKLR is encoded by the exons ATGTTGCTCAGGGAAACTTGGATCAGAAGTTCAGAACCCAAGATTCAGATG CTCACCTGGGAAACGAAGAAGTGGACGGATGCGCGCAGGAGACGACGATACGAAGCGCTCAACTTGGCGGCGCCGGTGGGAATGGCGACCCTAGCGGCTCTGGCGCTGCTTCTGTGCATCTCCATGACCTCCATGGACGGGTGCGCCGCCGCTCAGTACAAGGTGGGCGGGCAGGACGCGTGGGGGGTGCCGCCGTCCAGCAAGCCGGACGTGTATGTGCGGTGGGCCAAGTCCATCCCCGTCAAGCTCGGcgacgccctcttcttcctctacccACCCAGCCAGGACAGCGCCGTGCAGCTCACCGCCAAGGCCTTCGCCGCCTGCGACGTGTCCGACCCGCTGCTCAAGCTGGATGACGGCAACTCCGTCTTCAACCTCACCAAGCCCGGGCGGGCCTACTTCAGCAGCGCCGCCCCGGGGCGCTGCCGCAAGGGCCAGAAGTTCAAGCTGCGATGA
- the LOC119288660 gene encoding B3 domain-containing protein Os03g0212300-like: protein MDGVEGFQFFQIILENSSSRLRLPDKFTRVLLDGGKPQEVKLRDAGHGRRFWDVKVVLDADGHMYLGRGWEQFARAHDLRLGYFLVFSFDGDAVLTVKVFDVSMCRRHYQHDGDTSSGSSSDGDSGSDGEGGSSDGDGGGNSSSMAVMGVDDGPASLFTVMLRECNLGVRQKQYLNVPVEFQNAHGYAERSKVELRMRGKSWFVNLKHSPRERGRPRASLRYGWHQFCVDNGLGVGDTCFFRALGEGSAGEVHVLKVEVRRRDGSYVD from the exons ATGGACGGCGTGGAAGGTTTTCAGTTCTTCCAGATCATCCTCGAGAACTCCTCGAGCAGGCTG aggctgcctgacaagttTACGAGGGTGCTGCTAGACGGCGGCAAGCCCCAGGAAGTGAAGCTGCGGGATGCCGGCCATGGGCGTCGTTTCTGGGACGTGAAGGTGGTGCTGGAcgccgacggccacatgtacctaggGCGCGGCTGGGAGCAGTTCGCCCGCGCCCACGACCTGCGGCTCGGCTACTTCCTCGTCTTCAGCTTCGACGGCGACGCCGTGCTCACCGTCAAGGTGTTCGACGTCAGCATGTGCCGCAGGCACTACCAGCACGACGGTGACACCA GCAGTGGGAGCAGCAGCGACGGCGACAGTGGCAGCGACGGCGAAGGTGGCAGCAgcgacggcgacggtggcggcaACAGCAGCAGCATGGCGGTGATGGGGGTCGACGACGGGCCGGCGTCGCTGTTCACCGTCATGCTGAGGGAGTGCAACCTGGGCGTGAGGCAGAAGCAGTACCTG AACGTGCCGGTGGAGTTCCAGAACGCGCACGGGTACGCGGAGAGGAGCAAGGTGGAGCTGCGGATGCGCGGCAAGTCGTGGTTCGTGAACCTGAAGCACAGCCCCCGGGAGCGCGGCAGGCCCCGCGCGTCGCTCAGGTACGGGTGGCACCAGTTCTGCGTCGACAACGGCCTCGGCGTCGGCGACACCTGCTTCTTCCGAGCTCTCGGCGAAGGCAGCGCCGGCGAGGTCCACGTTCTCAAGGTGGAGGTGAGGAGGCGAGACGGCAGCTACGTTGACTGA